One Acidimicrobiales bacterium DNA segment encodes these proteins:
- the extP gene encoding selenite/tellurite reduction operon b-type cytochrome ExtP, producing the protein MAKAMQNKSLPARVMGDLTDKVQASQTWNSIFRPGSIFRKGYTDSPRNRSYVIMNSVLYHLHPVKVKRHAVKVSYTLCLGGLSFFLFILLTVTGIFLMFFYRPTAAQAWNDIYALQTNVAFGLLVRNMHRWAAHLMVLSVFLHMARVFYHGAYKPPREFNWVIGVILLTLTLLLSFTGYLLPWDQLALWAVTVGTNMMGYTPVFGDQVRFALLGGAEIGTDTLLRWYVLHVLMLPFVIVIFMAIHFWRVRKDGGISGPL; encoded by the coding sequence ATGGCCAAGGCCATGCAGAACAAGAGCCTCCCGGCCCGGGTCATGGGCGACCTCACCGACAAGGTGCAGGCCAGCCAGACCTGGAACTCGATCTTCCGGCCCGGCTCCATCTTCCGCAAGGGCTACACCGACAGCCCCAGGAACCGGTCCTACGTGATCATGAACTCGGTGCTGTACCACCTCCACCCGGTGAAGGTGAAGCGCCACGCGGTGAAGGTCTCCTACACCCTGTGCCTGGGCGGGCTGAGCTTCTTCCTCTTCATCCTGCTCACCGTCACCGGCATCTTCTTGATGTTCTTCTACCGGCCCACCGCGGCCCAGGCCTGGAACGACATCTACGCCCTGCAGACCAACGTGGCCTTCGGCCTGCTGGTGCGGAACATGCACCGCTGGGCCGCCCACCTCATGGTGCTCTCGGTGTTCCTGCACATGGCCCGCGTCTTCTACCACGGGGCCTACAAGCCGCCCCGTGAGTTCAACTGGGTGATCGGGGTGATCCTGCTCACCCTCACCCTGCTGCTCAGCTTCACCGGGTACCTGCTCCCGTGGGACCAGTTGGCCCTGTGGGCCGTCACGGTGGGCACCAACATGATGGGCTACACCCCTGTGTTCGGTGACCAGGTCCGCTTCGCCCTCCTGGGCGGGGCGGAGATCGGCACCGACACCTTGCTGCGCTGGTACGTGCTCCACGTCCTGATGCTCCCGTTCGTGATCGTCATCTTCATGGCGATCCACTTCTGGCGGGTGCGCAAGGACGGCGGCATCAGCGGGCCCCTGTAG
- a CDS encoding 4Fe-4S binding protein encodes MARTDANPPMPEFRTDYVLREVDADYLAKAVKPKQFIHIDQSECIMCEGCVDICPWKCIFMVRPDAIAEAEGTERPGIDPSDHVIFTIDDDVCTRCALCVDRCPTGVIILGKIGEPAADGDAHQRTNSHGYGYGMRLG; translated from the coding sequence GTGGCCCGCACCGATGCCAACCCGCCCATGCCGGAGTTCCGGACCGACTACGTGCTCCGCGAGGTCGATGCCGACTACCTGGCCAAGGCGGTCAAGCCCAAGCAGTTCATCCACATCGACCAGTCCGAGTGCATCATGTGCGAGGGATGCGTGGACATCTGCCCGTGGAAGTGCATCTTCATGGTCCGGCCCGATGCCATCGCCGAGGCCGAGGGCACCGAGCGGCCGGGCATCGACCCCAGCGACCACGTGATCTTCACCATCGACGACGACGTGTGCACCCGGTGCGCCCTGTGCGTCGATCGGTGCCCCACCGGCGTCATCATCCTGGGGAAGATCGGCGAGCCGGCGGCCGACGGTGACGCCCACCAGCGGACCAACAGCCACGGCTACGGCTACGGGATGCGCCTCGGATGA